The stretch of DNA AAAACCTGGCGTGTTTATAACGAACCAAGCCGTCGCCATAAGTGCCAAACCACAACACGCCGTCAGCGTCTTCATAAATCGCACGGACGAATCCTTTCGGACTGCCAGTCTCGGCGTTGCAACTGATAAACCTGCCGTCTTTGAATTGCGCCAACCCCTCAAACGTGCCTGCCCACAAATTTCCGTGGCGGTCTAGGTGGATGGTGATCACGTTCTCACTCGGCAAGCCGTCGTTGGTGGTGTAATGCGCGATTTCCTGGTCGTCCTTGTATTTGAATAATCCTTCGCCGGTAGCGATCCAGATATTTCCCGCGCGGTCAGCGGTAAAGTCGGTAGCTCCGTTTGGAAGATCGTTTTTACCGATTCGTTTTACGGACAAAGGTGCTGCAAAGCGCCCGAATCCACCGTAGCCTTGAAAGCCGAGCCAAACCCGCGCCCGGTCATCTTCCCACAAACCTCTCATATAAAGCGGAAGTCCCGGCTGGTAGTTCAAGCCTAAATCTGTGACCTTACCTCCCGCGTAACGGTTCACACCTTGTGTCGTGCCGATAAAAACATCTCCGTTTTGCGTTTGCAGGAGCGGATAGACCTCGTTGCTGTTCAGCCCGTCTTTGACGGAGAGCGTCGTGATCAGTTTCCGCCGCAACCGCCGCAAGCCCGTTGAAGTCGCCAACCAAAAATTGCCTTCGCGGTCAACAAGGCTGGCGGTCGCGCCGACCGCCTCGTTCAATTGATACGACGTAAATTGATTATCTTTGAAGCGCACCAACTGGCTCGGCTTGGGCACAGCAAGACCTGAAAGAAGGAACCAGAGGCCCCCTTCAGCGTCTTCCATTATCTGATTCGGAAAGAGTTCGTTTAAGGCCGGGATTTCCTTTTTCGCAAAGACGGTAAGCTTGCCAGCTTGCAAGCGCCAGAGTTCGAAAGCGGGGGATCTTTTTCTCACCCATAATGCACCATGCCGATCTTCATAAGGTGCAAGGCGATTGATGGCTCCTAGTTCTTCCACCGTTAAATTCAGCGGATAGGTTGTGACCTGTCCGTCTTGCTGCCGCGTAGTCTGGTTCGGCCCCATCACCCATTTGGCGCCGGATTTTCCCCAATAAATCTGCCCATAGACTTGTTTGACGTTCGGTTCTTTTTGGTCGGATGTACGCACCAACCGGTCGTCTTGCAGCGCGTAATATCCTTTGGCCGTTTCAAAAACGGCGTTCCCCTTGGCATCACTCACAATTGTCGCAATGGCCTCACCCGCCGCTGCAAAATCTGAATACGAACGAAAAACGCCATTCCGATAAACGGTCACTACATTATTTTCCGTCACTGCATAAACCGCGCCTGCCCGATCGGCAAAAAGCCGCGCAAAGCGATTATTGACGATGCCTTTGGTGTTGCCCTTGTCAAAGATCGTAAACCGCACGCCGTCAAACCGGGCCAGCCCGTCAAACGTGCTCAGCCACAAATAGCCATCCGGCGTTTGCACTACGCCGGTCACGGTGTTTTGCGGCAACCCGTTCGCCGTCGTCCACACATCAAAGCCGTATTCCTGTGCGTAAGCGGTTGCGTGTAAGTGGCCCAGCAGTGCCAGCAGCACGCAGGTCATTCGTCCGCTAAGTTTTCGCCCGTCAGAAAAAAGCATCTTTCTGCCTGTCGGTAAGTCAGGAGACCAAAGACTCAGGGTCTATTCATTCTAGTACTCCATCAAGCTGAAAATGAGGGATGTAGGGCGGGATTAAATCCCGCCCTACATCCCGGATGCGCTCTCAGCATCCATCACTTACAGCTTGATGGAGTACTAGGCAAGTGTTCGACAAGCTGCCAGCTTGTCGAAGTCCCGGCTAACGAACCATTGGCTTGACTGCGCCGCCCGCGACAAGCTGGCAGCTTGTCGGACAGTCCGGCAGCCTGAATGGCACGAGCATGAATAGACCCTGCCAAAGACCGGTAGTCACATTAGCTCAATCCTGTATTACAGAGGAAAGTCTTGCCGCACGACCAAAGCGATTTTGTGCTCATAACGCGCCGGTTTTACGCTGGCATCAGCCGCTCGAGCCAACCGGGCCTGGCAATTTTTACTGCCACCCATTCCCTTTTCAGTCTGTTTGCGGTATTTGCTCAACCACGATGAGCGCCTACGCTCGTTGCCCAATTCAATTCAACCCTCAACTTTCGCATCCGCCAGCGTCAGTTCGCAGTTGGCACGGAGGACACCATGAAGATAGGCCGCTTATTACTCGCCGGCGTGCTCGCGGGCGTCGTTGTTTTCATTTGGAGTGCGCTCTCGCACATGGTTCTGGGTCTGGGCGAAGCCGCCGTCAAATCGCTGCCCAACGAAAGCGCCGTGCTCACCGCGCTCAATCAAAATGTCAAGGCGCCCGGCTTTTACCTCTACCCCGGCGGGATGGAAGCCATTCAAAACGCGCCCAAAGACCAGCAGGAAGCGCTGACCAAACAATACGAAGAGGTTTACAAGGCGCAACCCCACGGCATTCTGGTGCTGACGCCGCCCAATGGCGTGGTGTACAGCTTCCCGAAATTGCTGCTCAACGAATTGCTCAGCAACATCCTGGGCGGCGTGATCGCGGCCTGGTTGTTGTCGCTGGCGCTCGGCGCGTTGCCCTCTTTCCTCGGACGCATCGGATTCGTCGCGGCGCTGGGCCTGTTCGCCGCGCTGGCCGTAGATTTTTCGTATTGGAATTGGTACGGCTTCCCGACCAAATATCTGCTGACTTCGTTACTGGACAATACGCTGGGCTGGGCGCTGGCGGGCGTGGCGCTGGCGCTGTTCCTCAAACCGCGCGCCTAACGCGAAGGAACACGCATACTCACAGCGACTCGGCGTAAGCCCGCAACGCCGCCGTTTGCACCTCGCGCAAGGCAACCAACTGCGCTTCCGCCGCCGCCCGACAATCTTCGTATTCAGGCGCGGCATTCACCACACGGCCCGCAGCGTTTTTGGCCAGCTTGATGCGGATCGAACCGTAGGGCGTCGCCACGGTCACGAATTCGCGCTGCAAAATCTCGCGCTGCTCCGTGCGGTAACGCAGGCCCAGCGTCGTCGTTTCGCGGAAGAGCAATTCGCACATGCGCGCGCGATCAGCCGGCTGACAGAGCAGCGTCAACAGCACGCCGGGCCGGTTCTTTTTCATCTGCACGGGCGTGTAAAACAAATCGAGCGCGCCCGCTGCCAGCGCCTTTTCCATGACGTGTCCGAGCACTTGCGGACTGAGATCGTCGAGGTTGGCCTCGATGACGGTGATGGTGTTGGGCGTGTCATCAAGGTGGGGTGCATCGCTCAAGAGTTCACCGATGATCGCGCGCAGCACGTTGGGGAATTTCGGATATTCGCGCGTGCCTGCGCCGTAACCCGTGCGTTCGATCTTCAACAACGGCAGCGCGCCGAAGCTTGCGGCCAACTCAGCCACCAGCGCCGCGCCGGTCGGCGTGACGAGTTCGCCCTGAATGTCTTTGGCATAAATCGGCACGCCTTGCAGCAATTCGGTTGCCGCCGGGCCGGGCACGGGATAGGTGCCGTGCGCGCATTTGAAGGTGCCGGAACCGACGTGCAACGGCGAGGCGATGATGCGCTCGATTTGCAGCGCCTCCAAGCCAACGCACACGCCGACGATATCCACGATGGAATCAAGCGCGCCGACTTCGTGAAAGTGGACGGCTTCGAGCGGGATGTTATGAATTTTGGACTCGGCTGCGCCTAAACGCTGAAAGATTTGCGTCGCGCGGGCCTTGACGGTTTCGCTCAAGCCGGACGCCGCGATCAGGCGTTTGATGTCCGATAGCGCGCGGTGGTGCGAATGTTCGCCCTCGCCGTGCGCGTGGGCGTGCGTATGTTCATGCGGATGCGAATGCGTGTGGGTGTGCGGGACGCTCTCGGCTTCAGCATGCGTTTCCAGCAACTGCACGTCGAATTTGGCGGCGGCGATGCCGCTGCGATCTACGCGCGTCAGGCTCAATTCGTAACCGGACACGCCGAGCTTCGCCAATTCGTGTTTCAGCAGTTCAAAGTCCAGCCCGCA from Acidobacteriota bacterium encodes:
- the larC gene encoding nickel pincer cofactor biosynthesis protein LarC translates to MKRTLYLDCFAGISGDMLLGALLDCGLDFELLKHELAKLGVSGYELSLTRVDRSGIAAAKFDVQLLETHAEAESVPHTHTHSHPHEHTHAHAHGEGEHSHHRALSDIKRLIAASGLSETVKARATQIFQRLGAAESKIHNIPLEAVHFHEVGALDSIVDIVGVCVGLEALQIERIIASPLHVGSGTFKCAHGTYPVPGPAATELLQGVPIYAKDIQGELVTPTGAALVAELAASFGALPLLKIERTGYGAGTREYPKFPNVLRAIIGELLSDAPHLDDTPNTITVIEANLDDLSPQVLGHVMEKALAAGALDLFYTPVQMKKNRPGVLLTLLCQPADRARMCELLFRETTTLGLRYRTEQREILQREFVTVATPYGSIRIKLAKNAAGRVVNAAPEYEDCRAAAEAQLVALREVQTAALRAYAESL